Genomic DNA from Cololabis saira isolate AMF1-May2022 chromosome 20, fColSai1.1, whole genome shotgun sequence:
tcatttgttttatacattttgatattgtgcagatctctgttaataaaggaacctgtgtgacatttggcacgaggctttgtattaaaactgactttttttaagggtttgcctcagaaaaaatgaagctaacagagatgctatgctataatgctttgggggaaaccccaattatggcacagaaaaaatatcgagatatatatcgagtatcgccattcagctagaaaatatcgagatatgacttttggtccatatcgcccagccctagtttatatacacattgattgtcttcaagtgaaacatttacattttcttttaatttgccattttcactcatgtggctctctggcgccgccctggtgctgctgacggacattGGTCCTTCTCCCTTGAGAGACACTTACATCACAGTTACACTTCTTTAAGAACACATAACTGCCCCGTCCTGCtcatctttaggaaagtaaattcagtTTCCCGTTTTTAgaaatatttacacaaagtctttgcttttttggcagaaatgccttctctctcgttacattcatccatctctgatttgttgttccgagtctggtcccgttgtcgccactaacctccCGAGAACTGCCAGCCAGGCTAAAGcaagtggcagttctcgcgaggttagtgacaattcagtttgccgTTTAAAAATCATTATATTGTAAAAGGGGAAATGTGCGGGAAAACCCTAATAAGGGAGGGCGGCGGGAAAGAGGAGTAAAATAGGGTAGTTTTCCGGCCAAAATGGGAGACCCGTCAGTTTGAGGGTAAACGCGAGCGAATTTTActgaaatgatttcatttcttTGTCAAACTCAATTCAAGCAGTACCTGCAAACTGCTTGTCACCATTTCCTCGACTACCGAACTTAGTGATGAGCTTGCCGGTCAGCTGGAAGATGAAGACAGTGCACGCCTTGTTGTCAACCACGATGACATGCCCGTTTTGATCCACAGTTACTCCCTTTGGGCCCATGAGTCTTCCAGAGCCGAGTTTTGTCTGGCGGAGAGCAAAGACAACCGATATATAGACGAAGAGAACAGCATTATTCATCAGAGAATGACTAACCCCCCTTGACTACATACCTTGTACTTTCCCTCGCTGGTAAAGATGCTGACCCACTTGTTGTCGTAGTCGGCGATGATGATGTCACCACTGGGGTGCACGGCAACACCTGTTGGCCGCTGAAGTTGGCCCGGCGATCTCCCACGTGCCCCAAAACGACTCTTAAATTCGCCCTCATTGGAGAAAATCTGGAGAtgaaacaatttttttcagGTTGCGACCTCCGTCTTCATTTCATACCTGTGAAAACCTGAGGACGGATCCAGCCGTACCTGGACACACTGGTTGTTGCTGTCGGCTATCAGTATCCTGCCGCTGGCAGAGGCAGCCACTCCTTGAAGGTTGGTGAACTCTCCTTTGTTTCTCCCCTTAGTTCCTGGCGATTCAGTGAAACattcaacacaaacacaacacatGACCTGTCACATTTGTCTCTGGAAGACTTTGGTAGTGACTGTAAGGTGTCCAGGTCCCAaatcatcatccctccaccaccttGCTTGACAGTGGATTTGAGTTTCTgagtgtttctgctgaaatgttGTTTGGTTTTTCTAAACCTCTGACCCCATGGGGCATGCAGCTCTGCTGGGTTAACAAAAGATCCACTGACAATACTCTTATGAGTGGGGACGGTCCAGCGTGTAATCCCACCTTATCTCTGTAGAGGTGtgcttcatttttgtgaatTACTGCCCCCATGTGTTTGGAAGTGATATTGCTACACAGGGGCATTTAATAAACGAGGCACAGTCAAAAGTCAGATTTAATCATGGATGAGCCAACGACACAAGGGTTGATGTatttaccgtattggcctgaatataagacggtgttttttgcattgaaataagactgaaaaagtgggcgtcgtcttacattcagggtctagacgttatacctatttacaccgctagatggcgccagatatctttaaagcgaatgctgaacttaactccccaggccaaaatCTCTGtgacgaagaagaaaaataaaaaaatagtataagaaagaaaagagaagaaaataagagaagagataacagaaagcggagaaacgtagcgacaatctggagaaaagagggtggaagttcggtaggttaaccggcagctgagaagaagttatgatgcaaacttcaagataatgatttcaaatagtcaaaataacatgctttttctctcgaatatattattataatcatttgtttcagatgtactgtaattattttctgtataaaaattgaatttggtgttcaaaaagtctttcttcaaacttgagtcttgaaaaagagggggtcgatttataatcggggtcgtcttatattcgggacaatacggtagtACCACGCAAAGTTGTGCCTCCATGTAAAACTAGAAGGCCATGTGTGGTctctgagaaaaataaaaatgtgtgggTTCCAAGGAAATCAATGAAATCATGATTAGAAGTTGatgaaataaacaacaaaactgtATTGTGTAACTTTAAGAAGGGCTAGATGAGTCCTACCGATCCTGAAGATGAGGTCGTCCTCGATGGGGTTCTGAGTTTTGCGTCGCGGGGTGCCCAGGGCGCTGCTGGCCCTCTTGGAGCCCTTCTTCTTCTGGCCGGGTGACTTGCCTCGTCTCTTCGCCCCCTCAGAGGAGCCTGTGGACGGGGTGGCGTTGGCTGCTGAGCTGGTTGCGGTGGTGGTGGAGGGAGATACCTGAAGAGACGACAACAGAGGGAAGAAACGGTTCGTGTGAACGTGAACTTTGTTTAGTCAAGACTGACAGTGGAACAAACAGTCATGACAAAGTTAGCACCAGTCTGTCATATAGTTGTGAAAGAATTTTGTTGCACATAAGTAAAACACTAAAAACCTCAGCATCTCATAAGGAACGTAAATTGcttttaaattggtattttgCGTCCACTTTAAGGTCCCACTGCAGCATTTCAGTCAGGTTaaactctggactttgaccaggtCATTCCAAAACCTTGATtagtttattctttattttctattttcttagGGATTCAACTCAATTCAATTGAAAATACTTCAATTTGTAATCAATTTGCGAAACCGTAGACCCAGCTGTCAGACAGATGACAGCCAAAGTCTCTACGATTGCAAATCATTTGGAAATAATTTTGTAATGTGTTCTGGTTGATATGCAGCGACAGCTGCTTCTCTAAGGCCACTGCTGGTGGCTTGCCCTCTTAGCATTGTGTTAATACACACATTAATGCCCCAGAAAACTAAACTGATACTAAGACCCGCTATGgaggttttgtttttaatgttattgAATAATAAAGATGGCTCCACCCACCTCTACCTCTGTTTCCAAGGTCCTGGTCACCGTCAGTTTGAAAGGACTTCCTTTGATGTGTTGGTCGTACAAACGGAGAGCCAGTGAGAAGTCCCCCTCCTTCGGGACCGTGTAGACAAACTCATAAGTCCCGTTCTTGTGGTCCACTATCTCACCGTCTACGATGCTGCCGTCGGGTGTAAATACCTGTTTGAACGCACGGTTAATATATTAAGTCATGTCTTTGGGAATGTGTCCGCAGAACTCATGCAACGTTGATACAACCAAACCTCAGCGGAGATGATTGCGTTGCCATTTTTGCAGGCTCCCCCTGACTTGTCTCTTGTTACTACGGTAACCGATGCAGGATGCCCCACAACACACTGCTCCAAACCGGCCCCCATTGCTTCACTCTGGCTTGCCACCGCGCTGAGGACAGTGAAGAAGGGTTATATGCACAAGCACACTTTTATTACTCAGTATTTTTAAACCTCTGTTCAGAGTCAGCTTGTTCTAACCTGGTTGTGACGATCGTCCCCAGGTTGTGTATGGACTTTCTAAGTCCATCGGTCTCCATCACGAGATCCAGCTGGTCATTTTCTTCTGGCTGGCATGGCAAACCGATCCGAACCAACTCTCCCAGCTTCTCTCCCAACTCTCGTTCTGCCTGGAGGTTTGCCACGCACGCCTCCCCAGCTAGAGCTTCCTCAGTCTGGGTGCAGGTGGCCGTGATGTCCCCCTCTCCCCTGAGAAGGCTATCTACCTGGCCTTGGAGGACCTACAGTTAgaaaaacaaccttttatttGTTGTGATTAGCATCCCAGCTGTCTTCAGTCGTCAGTCATCAGTCAGTCTGACTGTTTAAAgatagataagataaaatactttattaatcctttgcaggaaattatagtgttacagcagcagcagcagcattagtgCGTTTTTCATGCATGCATTCAACACCAAGATAAAAacagatccaataaaaaaaaaaaaacagataactTAGAAttaaatttagatttaaaattaaaattaaaatgctgGGGTGCTAAAATGCTGAGTAATAAAGTGCTAAGAATAAAGTGCTGTAGTATTGCACATAGGACAGTTATTGCACATTCTAGAGCTTGGTGGCAGCTGGAAGGAACGACTTTCTGTGGCGTTGGGTTTTGCATCGTGATGGGATCAGCAGCCGCTGAAGCTGCTCCACCCAAACACCTCCAGGGCATGAAGTGGGTGAGTGTCATTGTTCATGATAttgtttaaagggttaaaagtgTCCCTCTGCTGGTTGGTATCATGGTGCCCACCACCCTGGACATGGACCAGAGAAAGTAATGGAAAAGTGTCTGAGGACATCAGAAAGAACCTTCTAGACCAGCATGTTGAAGAAGACCGTCTCCAAGCAGATGGATACTTCATCCAGAAGTTTAGGCTCCACATGAATTTAGACAACCTCCCTGCAGGTGGAATAAAGTGGACAAGGACAGAGGACTTTTCGATTGGGACCAAAGTAAAGTGGACGACAGAGGAGGACCCCTTTGTTGGAACCAAAGTGGACGATGATGGAGAACTCCTCTGTTGAAACCAAGTGGACGATGATGGAGGACTTCTCTGTTGGGACCAATGTAAAGTGGACAAAAGAGGAGGACCCCTTTGTTGGAAACAAAGTGGACGATGATGGAGGATTCCTCTGTTGGAACCAAAGTGGACGATGATGGAGGACTCCCTTGTTGGGACCAAATTAAAAGTGGACGATGGAAGAGGACTCCTCTGTTGGAACCAAAGTGGACGATGATGGAGGACTCCTCTTGTGGAACCAAAGTAAATTGAACGACGGAGGACTCCTCTGTTGGAATCAAAGTGGACGATGATGGAGGATTCCTCTGTTGGAACCAAAGTGGACGATGATGGAGGACTCCCTTGTTGGGACCAAATTAAAAGTGGACGATGGAAGAGGACTCCTCTGTTGGAACCAAAGTGGACGATGA
This window encodes:
- the LOC133420176 gene encoding tripartite motif-containing protein 2-like — its product is MEAHQHSPDSSSEECTVLEAPPGKNTCLQHAGKVADLYCSACECALCEDCVADHEEHPQVPLGQALEQHRSRLQERLQAVQSRLPQISDALSFVKEILQQLTNQRASIEEDIQSSFEDLHKQLDVRKSVLLMELEVTYGLKQKVLQGQVDSLLRGEGDITATCTQTEEALAGEACVANLQAERELGEKLGELVRIGLPCQPEENDQLDLVMETDGLRKSIHNLGTIVTTSAVASQSEAMGAGLEQCVVGHPASVTVVTRDKSGGACKNGNAIISAEVFTPDGSIVDGEIVDHKNGTYEFVYTVPKEGDFSLALRLYDQHIKGSPFKLTVTRTLETEVEVSPSTTTATSSAANATPSTGSSEGAKRRGKSPGQKKKGSKRASSALGTPRRKTQNPIEDDLIFRIGTKGRNKGEFTNLQGVAASASGRILIADSNNQCVQIFSNEGEFKSRFGARGRSPGQLQRPTGVAVHPSGDIIIADYDNKWVSIFTSEGKYKTKLGSGRLMGPKGVTVDQNGHVIVVDNKACTVFIFQLTGKLITKFGSRGNGDKQFAGPHFAAVNKNNEIIITDFHNHSVKVFTPEGELVLKFGSNGEGNGQFNAPTGVAVDINGNIIVADWGNSRIQVFDGSGSFLSYINTSADPLYGPQGLALTSDGHVVVADSGNHCFKVYRYLQ